In Terriglobales bacterium, the genomic window TCTGCGTCTTTATTAATCGCAACGATGGTTCTGGCGCCCTTCATGCCCACGATGTGCTGAATGGCGCCGCTGATGCCCAAAGCCAGGTACAGCTTCGGCGCCACGGTCTGCCCCGACGAGCCGATTTGCCGGTCCATCGGCAGCCATCCGGAATCGCAGATTGGGCGCGACGCCGCCAACTCTCCCCCCAGCGCCTCCGCCAACTGCTTCGCGATGTCGATATTCTTCTGCTCTTTGATGCCGCGGCCGACCGCGACAATAATCTCCGCCTGCGTCAGATCCACCGCCTGCTTGGCTTCCTTGAACGGCGCCTCCGGACGCGTGCGGATCACACCGTCTGCGACCTCGATATTCACCGTCTCCACCGGCGAAGCGCTGGCTGCCGCCTCGGCCTTGTCGGCGCGGAAGGCGCCGGTTTGAAAGGTGGCGAAGTACGGTGGATCTCCCCCGAGCGCGACATCGGCGGCGAACTTGCCCTGGAACATCTGCCGCGTGAACAGCAGGTCGTTGCCGTCCTTGCGGAATCCGATGCAGTCGCTCACCAGCGTGCGCCCCATCGCCGTCGCCAATTGCGGCGCGAAGTCGCGCACCTGGTAGGTGTGCGGCATCAGCACCATGCGCGGCTGCCGTTGCGCGATGAACTGTTTCAGCGCCGCGACAAAACCGTCCGGCGTGTAGGGTTCCAGCTGGGACGATTCGATCGCGTACATCTTGGCGAGCTTCTTGCCTGCCACCTCTTTTGCGATTTCGCCCACGCTTTTGCCGGCGACGGCGGCTTCCAGCGTCCATCCGGTTTCGGCGGCCATTGCCTGGGCGCCGGCGATCGTCTCCAACGAGACGCGGTTCAGCTTGCCTTCGCGTTGCTCGACAACGACAAGGATCGTGTCAGCCATGAGTGCCTCGTTCGACAGCCCTTAGCTCTTAGTCTTTAGCTCTTTGCTGTTAGGTTCTAGCCCTCGGTTTCTACGCGGGCGCGAATCACGATTCCGCTCACCACCAGCGCCAATCCCAGCGCCGCGAGCGCGATCATCACCACCGCAAACCCGGTTTTGTGGCCCAACTTCAAACCGGCGGGCAGGAAAAACAGGATGAGGAAGTCAAAAAAACAGATCATCCCGCCGATCACTTCCAGGCTTAAGCCCTTTTCGCGAACCTCGACATCGCTTGGCACTGCCATGACGCACCTCGCTATGAGGTACGCAATATCACACCCGCCCGGCGTCCGCTAGGAAGCCGATCACACCATCAAGCGGCCCGCTCGTCTTCGCTACCCGCCGCCTCCAAGTGCGGCCGCACCATGTGGCCCATAGCCAGAGACGCCGTCTGCCCCCGGCGCATGCCCGCGGCCACCAGGGCCAATCCGAGCAAGCCCTCGATCGCCGTCCAGTACAGCCACAGCAACGATCCGTCGCGGATGCCGACAAAAATGAACACTGCCGGAATCGCGTCGAACACCAACAGCAGCGCTCCAATCGCCTTCAAGGTGAGCGCCTGGTGTTCCAGTTCCTCAGCCGTAAGCTGCCCGGCTGCAATTCTCTCTTCCACGCGGCCCATGTTCGGCCTTTCCGGCCGGCCGCCGCGTGGCGGTTCAAATCACGCGCGCTTCGTCCCGCAGCTTCTCGACCAGTTTCTTGGCCACTTCCGCGGGACTTCCCTGCAGCAGCTCGGTCTTCTTCGTCTTCTCAGGTATATAGAGTCGCCGAACCTGCTGAAGGTTGGGGCCCAGCGCCGATTGCACCTCGGCCAGCGTAACTTTTTTCAAGGGCTTATTCTTGGCCTGCTTGATCCCGATCAGGGTTGCATAGCGCAGCTTGTTGATGCCGGACTGGATGGTAAGCACGGCCGGCACCGGCATATCCACGTACTGGAAAAATCCGGCTTCCAGTTCCCGCTTCACGCGAATGCCGCCGTCCTTCTTCTCGAGCTGCATGATGATGGTGGCGTGTGGCCAGCCCAGCAGCTCCGCCAAAATCACTCCCGTCTGCGCGAAGCCGTAATCGTCGGATTGCAGCCCGGTGAAGATCAGGTCGAACTTTTCTTCTTTTATGGCAGCAGCAAACGCACGAGCGGTGTTGGACGCGTCCAGGCCGACAAAACCCGCGTCTTCCAGGTGAATGGCGCGGTCAGCGCCCTTGGCCAGGGCCTCGCGCAAAACCTGCTGCGACCGAGCCGGGCCGGCCGTGATCACCACCACCTCGCCGCCGTGCTTCTCTTTCTGCCGTAGAGCCTCTTCCAGCGCATAGGCGTCAGGCTCGTTCACTTCGTAGGAAACATCTTCGCGGATCCAGGTTCCGCTCTCGTTCAGCTTCAGCGGAGCGTCCTTCTGCGGCACCTGCTTCATGCAGACCAGGATTTTCAAAGGTCCACCTCGACAAGATTGACCGACTCTTTGGCAACCGGCGAGTATAAATGACGCGCGCGTGGCTCCGAAAGGACAGGCGGCGGGATAAAACGTGTCGTCCTGAATTGAGATTTTCAAAACGACAAAAGCCCCGGTTGAAACCGGGGCTTTCATTCGGGGAGGTTCGGACTGAGGATTAGCGATAGTCTTTGTCGTCCGAATGCTTGCTGTCCTGGCGCGAATCGTCCGACTCAGGCTTCGGCTGCGTCTTGCTGTAGTGCTTCTTGTTGCTGCTGGAAGCCGCGCTCGTCGATGAAGACGAATCGGAAGAGGCGGCAAGCGATGCCGGCT contains:
- a CDS encoding electron transfer flavoprotein subunit alpha/FixB family protein — encoded protein: MADTILVVVEQREGKLNRVSLETIAGAQAMAAETGWTLEAAVAGKSVGEIAKEVAGKKLAKMYAIESSQLEPYTPDGFVAALKQFIAQRQPRMVLMPHTYQVRDFAPQLATAMGRTLVSDCIGFRKDGNDLLFTRQMFQGKFAADVALGGDPPYFATFQTGAFRADKAEAAASASPVETVNIEVADGVIRTRPEAPFKEAKQAVDLTQAEIIVAVGRGIKEQKNIDIAKQLAEALGGELAASRPICDSGWLPMDRQIGSSGQTVAPKLYLALGISGAIQHIVGMKGARTIVAINKDA
- a CDS encoding electron transfer flavoprotein subunit beta/FixA family protein, translated to MKILVCMKQVPQKDAPLKLNESGTWIREDVSYEVNEPDAYALEEALRQKEKHGGEVVVITAGPARSQQVLREALAKGADRAIHLEDAGFVGLDASNTARAFAAAIKEEKFDLIFTGLQSDDYGFAQTGVILAELLGWPHATIIMQLEKKDGGIRVKRELEAGFFQYVDMPVPAVLTIQSGINKLRYATLIGIKQAKNKPLKKVTLAEVQSALGPNLQQVRRLYIPEKTKKTELLQGSPAEVAKKLVEKLRDEARVI